From Rudanella lutea DSM 19387, a single genomic window includes:
- a CDS encoding proline dehydrogenase family protein: MTTRKKIENPFKYEPKQVDNLLTIGAEALKKAALNEEAKNFILTNEKLFKTLKKAANRYIGGETLAETILSIQQLNRDGFSVTTDYMGESIRTEKDANEATDEFVNLASAIHEEKLNSSISLDLSHIGMLVSNDLAKHNLRRICSQAAQADKEVIISMEGTDRTDSIIDIYKETLKTHSNLGITVQAYLYRTKDDFTELSQLPGSIRMVKGAYHTPANQSMPRGNELDEVYLHYVDQLLSKNHPCSIASHHEKIHEEAVKLIDQYKATNYVLERLLGIGNEALTLFKDRGYACRMYVVYGKEWYLYLCNRWAEYPLNLFKGLADIVG, translated from the coding sequence TTGACAACGAGAAAAAAAATAGAGAACCCATTCAAATACGAGCCAAAACAAGTGGATAATTTATTGACCATTGGAGCAGAGGCACTAAAAAAAGCAGCCCTGAATGAAGAGGCTAAAAACTTTATACTTACAAACGAGAAACTCTTCAAGACCTTAAAAAAAGCGGCCAATCGGTACATCGGCGGAGAGACATTGGCGGAGACTATTCTCTCGATCCAACAGCTAAACCGTGATGGTTTCTCGGTGACTACCGACTACATGGGCGAGAGCATCCGTACGGAAAAAGACGCGAATGAGGCAACGGATGAGTTTGTGAACCTCGCCAGCGCTATCCACGAGGAAAAGCTGAACTCCTCTATCTCGTTAGATTTATCACATATCGGGATGCTCGTGTCAAACGACCTGGCGAAGCATAACCTACGGCGGATATGTTCACAGGCGGCCCAGGCCGATAAAGAAGTCATAATCAGTATGGAAGGAACAGACAGAACCGACTCGATTATTGACATCTATAAAGAGACACTGAAAACCCATTCAAATCTGGGCATCACCGTACAGGCGTATCTCTACCGGACTAAAGATGATTTCACGGAATTGTCCCAATTACCGGGTAGTATTCGGATGGTGAAAGGGGCCTACCATACGCCCGCCAACCAGTCAATGCCGAGAGGCAATGAGCTTGACGAGGTCTATCTGCACTATGTGGATCAACTACTTTCGAAAAACCACCCCTGCTCTATTGCCTCCCATCACGAGAAAATACACGAAGAAGCGGTGAAGCTTATCGACCAATACAAAGCCACCAACTATGTACTGGAGCGGTTGCTCGGTATCGGCAACGAAGCGCTTACCCTTTTTAAAGACAGAGGCTATGCCTGCCGTATGTATGTAGTATATGGCAAAGAATGGTACCTGTATTTGTGCAACCGCTGGGCCGAATATCCGCTGAACCTGTTCAAAGGATTGGCAGATATTGTGGGTTAA